Proteins encoded in a region of the Agromyces protaetiae genome:
- a CDS encoding branched-chain amino acid ABC transporter permease, with protein MFFAAIAAVLGMLALTAGPAFAAEDDPYRISGNVQLDGQPLEGVVLVVDGPGGEQEATTDANGQWRVGVPERDDYTVTLDESTLPEGIAVVDPEDESPNEKEVTVGAGGRVTVNFFIGEGERNVTSVWDQFLQRTVQGLNFGLMLGLAAVGLSLVFGTTGISNFAHGEMVTFGAVAASFLVSAASLSLPLWIGLPLAVVVSALFGLILDVILWRPLRRKRVGVVQLMIVSIGLSLALRYIYQFFIGGGTTQLPYATVPKIPFGPIQLSVIDIASIVISILVIVGFALWLTYSRLGKATRAISDNSSLASASGIDVDHVVRIVWIVAAGLAGLAGVLYAYYRPGIKWDMGAQILLLMFAAVTLGGLGTAFGALIGSLIVGVLVEVSGLWIPDDLRYAGALVILIVILLFRPQGILGRRERIG; from the coding sequence GTGTTCTTCGCGGCGATCGCCGCCGTTCTCGGAATGCTTGCGCTGACGGCCGGACCGGCCTTCGCCGCCGAGGACGATCCCTATCGCATCAGCGGCAACGTCCAACTCGACGGCCAGCCGCTCGAAGGCGTGGTCCTCGTCGTCGATGGCCCGGGGGGTGAACAAGAAGCCACCACCGACGCCAACGGGCAGTGGCGGGTCGGCGTGCCCGAGCGCGACGACTACACCGTCACACTCGACGAGTCGACCCTCCCCGAGGGCATCGCCGTGGTCGACCCAGAAGACGAGAGCCCGAACGAGAAAGAGGTCACGGTCGGCGCCGGAGGGCGCGTGACGGTGAACTTCTTCATCGGCGAGGGCGAGCGCAACGTCACGAGCGTGTGGGACCAGTTCCTGCAGCGCACCGTGCAGGGCCTCAACTTCGGTCTGATGCTCGGGCTCGCCGCCGTCGGCCTCTCGCTCGTGTTCGGCACGACCGGCATCTCGAACTTCGCGCACGGTGAGATGGTGACCTTCGGCGCGGTGGCGGCCTCGTTCCTCGTGAGCGCGGCCTCACTCTCGCTGCCGCTCTGGATCGGCCTGCCCCTTGCGGTCGTGGTGAGCGCGCTGTTCGGGCTGATACTCGACGTCATACTCTGGCGACCATTGAGACGCAAACGCGTCGGGGTCGTGCAGCTCATGATCGTGAGCATCGGCCTCTCGCTCGCGCTGCGGTACATCTACCAGTTCTTCATCGGCGGCGGCACGACGCAGCTGCCGTACGCGACTGTTCCGAAGATCCCCTTCGGGCCGATCCAGCTGAGCGTCATCGACATCGCCTCCATCGTGATCTCGATCCTTGTGATCGTGGGCTTCGCGCTCTGGCTGACGTATTCGCGACTCGGCAAGGCCACCCGCGCGATCAGCGACAACTCGTCGCTCGCGTCCGCATCGGGCATCGACGTCGACCACGTCGTACGCATCGTCTGGATCGTCGCGGCCGGCCTCGCCGGCCTCGCCGGCGTGCTGTACGCGTACTACCGGCCCGGCATCAAGTGGGACATGGGAGCCCAGATCCTGCTGCTCATGTTCGCGGCGGTGACCCTCGGCGGTCTCGGCACCGCGTTCGGCGCCCTCATCGGCTCGCTCATCGTTGGCGTGCTGGTGGAGGTCTCCGGACTCTGGATCCCGGACGACCTCAGGTACGCGGGCGCGCTCGTGATCCTCATCGTCATCCTGCTGTTCCGGCCTCAGGGAATCCTCGGCCGGCGAGAGAGAATCGGATAA
- a CDS encoding branched-chain amino acid ABC transporter permease, whose protein sequence is MDWLQIFSNSLSSILSPATIGYALAALGLAVHFGYAGLLNMGIAGFMAIGAYGYAISTLSFGFPWWLAAITGLVASAVFALILGVPTLRLRGDYLAIVTIAAAEVVRLLFLTTAFEEVTGSADGLAGYQGDFRNANPLPDGSYGLGPWTYTSTEWWVRIMGLVTLAIAVLVVWMLMRSPWGRVLKGIREDEDAVRALGKNAFAYKMQALVLGGVLAAAGGIVYALERAASPGVYVTSLTFFVWTALLLGGAATVFGPLLGSLIFWFIQTFLSNFLPALVQAGVLPFMTQIQAGTLRFILVGVALMLLVIFMPQGILGNKKELTFVK, encoded by the coding sequence ATGGACTGGCTCCAGATTTTCTCGAACTCGCTGTCGTCGATTCTCAGCCCGGCGACCATCGGCTACGCCCTTGCCGCGCTCGGCCTCGCCGTGCACTTCGGCTACGCCGGCCTGCTCAACATGGGTATCGCCGGCTTCATGGCCATCGGCGCCTACGGCTACGCCATCTCGACGCTGTCCTTCGGCTTCCCCTGGTGGCTTGCGGCGATCACCGGCCTCGTGGCCTCGGCGGTCTTCGCGCTCATCCTCGGTGTGCCGACGCTGCGATTGCGTGGCGACTATCTGGCGATCGTGACCATCGCGGCCGCCGAGGTCGTGAGGCTGCTGTTCCTGACGACGGCCTTCGAAGAGGTCACCGGCTCGGCCGACGGCCTCGCCGGCTACCAGGGCGACTTCCGCAACGCCAACCCGCTCCCCGACGGCTCGTACGGGCTCGGGCCATGGACGTACACCTCCACCGAGTGGTGGGTGCGGATCATGGGTCTCGTGACCCTCGCGATCGCCGTGCTCGTCGTGTGGATGCTCATGCGCAGCCCATGGGGCCGCGTGCTGAAAGGCATCCGCGAAGACGAGGACGCGGTGCGTGCGCTCGGCAAGAACGCCTTCGCCTACAAGATGCAGGCCCTCGTGCTGGGCGGTGTGCTCGCCGCGGCGGGCGGCATCGTCTACGCGCTCGAACGCGCGGCGAGCCCGGGCGTGTACGTCACGTCGCTGACGTTCTTCGTCTGGACGGCCTTGCTGCTCGGCGGTGCCGCGACGGTCTTCGGTCCGTTGCTCGGCTCGCTGATCTTCTGGTTCATCCAGACGTTCCTCAGCAACTTCCTGCCCGCACTCGTGCAGGCAGGGGTGCTGCCCTTCATGACGCAGATCCAAGCGGGAACGCTGCGCTTCATCCTCGTCGGTGTCGCGCTGATGCTGCTCGTCATATTCATGCCACAGGGCATCCTGGGCAATAAGAAGGAGCTGACCTTTGTCAAGTGA
- a CDS encoding ABC transporter ATP-binding protein: MHAAPPTAPTARPKTTGLHVGEAAPGVAKVDPIIVADQVRRTFGGLTAVDVAHLEIPRGAITALIGPNGAGKTTLFNLLTGFDKPNEGTWTFDGASLSGVPAFKVARMGQVRTFQLTKALGLLTVLENMKLGAKDQRGERFWMGLVPAAWRRQDTEIEERAMTLLAKFKLDTKANDFAASLSGGQRKLLEMARALMSQPKLVMLDEPMAGVNPALTQSLLDHILDLKDLGMTVLFVEHDMHMVRHIADWVVVMAEGRVVAEGDPHTVMRDPAVVDAYLGAHQELDLGVVTGRYAAQEADPTTDASASTQADAAVLTDEARAELEEKDQ; encoded by the coding sequence ATGCACGCGGCGCCGCCCACGGCGCCCACCGCCCGCCCGAAGACCACGGGCCTGCACGTCGGCGAGGCGGCGCCCGGCGTCGCGAAGGTCGATCCGATCATCGTGGCCGACCAGGTCCGCCGCACGTTCGGCGGTCTGACCGCGGTCGACGTCGCGCACCTCGAGATCCCGCGCGGCGCCATCACGGCGCTGATCGGGCCGAACGGTGCGGGCAAGACCACGCTGTTCAACCTGCTCACCGGGTTCGACAAGCCGAACGAGGGCACGTGGACCTTCGACGGCGCGTCGCTCTCGGGCGTGCCCGCGTTCAAGGTCGCCCGCATGGGCCAGGTGCGCACCTTCCAGCTGACCAAGGCGCTCGGCCTGCTCACCGTGCTCGAGAACATGAAGCTCGGTGCGAAGGACCAGCGCGGCGAACGCTTCTGGATGGGCCTCGTCCCGGCGGCCTGGCGGCGACAGGATACCGAGATCGAGGAGCGCGCGATGACGCTCCTCGCGAAGTTCAAGCTCGACACGAAGGCGAACGACTTCGCGGCGAGCCTCTCCGGCGGTCAGCGGAAGCTGCTCGAGATGGCGCGCGCGCTCATGAGCCAGCCCAAACTGGTCATGCTGGACGAGCCGATGGCCGGGGTGAACCCGGCGCTCACCCAGTCGCTGCTCGACCACATCCTCGACCTGAAGGATCTCGGGATGACGGTGCTGTTCGTGGAGCACGACATGCACATGGTCCGGCACATCGCCGACTGGGTCGTGGTCATGGCCGAGGGCCGCGTGGTCGCCGAGGGCGACCCGCACACGGTCATGCGCGACCCCGCCGTCGTCGACGCCTACCTGGGCGCGCACCAGGAGCTCGACCTCGGCGTCGTCACGGGCCGCTACGCGGCCCAGGAGGCCGATCCCACGACGGATGCCTCGGCGTCGACGCAGGCCGATGCGGCCGTGCTGACGGACGAGGCCCGGGCCGAGCTCGAGGAGAAGGACCAGTGA
- a CDS encoding ABC transporter ATP-binding protein — protein MTATATDTPVVFVDDVHAGYLPGVNILNGCSLVAHQGELIGIIGPNGAGKSTLLKAIFGQVQVREGTITLEGDDITGLKANKLVSRGVGFIPQTNNVFPSLTIEENLQMGLFQNPSIYKERLEFVTGIFAELGSRLKQRAGSLSGGERQMVAMSRALMMDPKVLLLDEPSAGLSPVRQDEAFIRVSEINKAGVTCIMVEQNARRCLQICDRGYVLDQGRDAYTGSGRDLLSDPKVTELYLGTLGT, from the coding sequence GTGACCGCGACCGCCACCGACACCCCCGTCGTCTTCGTCGACGACGTGCACGCGGGGTACCTGCCCGGGGTGAACATCCTGAACGGGTGTTCGCTCGTCGCCCACCAGGGCGAGCTGATCGGCATCATCGGCCCGAACGGCGCCGGCAAGTCCACGCTGCTCAAGGCGATCTTCGGGCAGGTACAGGTCCGCGAGGGCACGATCACGCTCGAGGGCGACGACATCACGGGGCTCAAGGCGAACAAGCTCGTCTCCCGCGGGGTGGGCTTCATCCCGCAGACGAACAACGTGTTCCCGAGCCTCACGATCGAGGAGAACCTGCAGATGGGGCTGTTCCAGAACCCCTCCATCTACAAGGAGCGACTCGAGTTCGTGACGGGCATCTTCGCGGAGCTCGGCTCGCGGCTGAAGCAGCGCGCCGGCTCGCTGTCGGGCGGTGAGCGCCAGATGGTCGCGATGAGCCGTGCGCTCATGATGGACCCGAAGGTGCTGCTCCTCGACGAGCCCTCGGCCGGCCTGTCCCCCGTGCGCCAGGACGAGGCGTTCATCCGGGTCTCGGAGATCAACAAGGCGGGCGTGACCTGCATCATGGTGGAGCAGAACGCGCGCCGCTGCCTGCAGATCTGCGACCGTGGCTACGTGCTCGACCAGGGCCGCGACGCATACACGGGCTCGGGCCGTGACCTGCTGAGCGACCCGAAGGTCACCGAGCTGTACCTCGGCACGCTCGGCACCTGA
- a CDS encoding ABC transporter substrate-binding protein, with protein sequence MSVFGTSRPARSRGKVWTGVAVAATSALLLSACASGEPDAGQEESSGPREDLTLTVGTALPQTGNLAFLGPPEEAGVAYATSQINEATGDTGLTLDVVYGDSGDTDNKAYETEIPRLLGEGVSAIIGAASSGTSLQFIDQVTGAGVIQFSPANTSDAFTTYDDNGLYFRTAPSDVLQGEVLGNLIAEDGNQTLGIIVLNDSYGTGLAKYVSEAFTAAGGEVVAEATYNTGDTTFDAQINAVLAAAPDAIALITFDEVSTILPGLFGQFPADKLYFVDGNLKNFADAFPTGSLTGAKGTLPGLSIDSISAFTGELDAFLEAEGTPALEDYSYAAESYDATILLALAALAANSTDSAAIAEKLIEVSGGSGDGEKCETYADCAKIILDGGVADYDGISGPITFDEVGDPTEASIGIYQYGEDNNYSAYEG encoded by the coding sequence ATGAGCGTTTTCGGTACCTCCCGACCCGCTCGTTCGCGTGGCAAGGTCTGGACGGGTGTCGCGGTCGCCGCGACGAGCGCCCTCCTCCTTTCCGCATGTGCGAGCGGCGAACCCGATGCCGGGCAGGAAGAATCGTCCGGTCCCCGTGAAGACCTCACGCTGACCGTCGGCACGGCCCTTCCGCAGACCGGAAACCTCGCGTTCCTCGGCCCGCCCGAGGAAGCAGGTGTCGCCTATGCGACGTCGCAGATCAACGAGGCCACCGGCGACACGGGCCTGACGCTCGACGTCGTCTACGGCGACTCGGGCGACACCGACAACAAGGCGTACGAGACCGAGATCCCCCGCCTCCTCGGCGAGGGCGTCTCGGCGATCATCGGCGCCGCGTCCTCGGGTACGTCGCTGCAGTTCATCGACCAGGTCACGGGAGCCGGTGTCATCCAGTTCTCGCCGGCGAACACCTCCGACGCGTTCACCACGTACGACGACAACGGCCTGTACTTCCGTACCGCGCCGTCCGACGTGCTCCAGGGTGAGGTGCTCGGCAACCTGATCGCCGAAGACGGCAACCAGACGCTCGGTATCATCGTGCTGAACGACTCGTACGGCACCGGGCTCGCGAAGTACGTGTCCGAGGCGTTCACGGCGGCCGGTGGCGAGGTCGTCGCCGAGGCGACGTACAACACCGGTGACACCACGTTCGACGCACAGATCAACGCGGTGCTCGCGGCTGCGCCCGACGCCATCGCGCTGATCACGTTCGATGAGGTGTCGACGATTTTGCCGGGTCTGTTCGGACAGTTCCCCGCCGACAAGCTGTACTTCGTCGACGGCAACCTGAAGAACTTCGCCGACGCGTTCCCGACCGGCTCGCTGACCGGTGCGAAGGGCACGCTCCCGGGCCTGTCCATCGACTCGATCTCGGCCTTCACGGGTGAGCTCGACGCCTTCCTCGAGGCTGAAGGCACGCCCGCGCTCGAGGACTACAGCTACGCGGCTGAGTCCTACGACGCGACGATCCTGCTGGCGCTCGCGGCGCTCGCGGCGAACTCGACCGACTCCGCGGCGATCGCCGAGAAGCTCATCGAGGTCTCCGGCGGCTCGGGCGACGGCGAGAAGTGCGAGACGTACGCGGACTGCGCCAAGATCATCCTCGATGGCGGCGTCGCCGACTACGACGGGATCTCCGGTCCGATCACCTTCGATGAGGTCGGCGACCCGACCGAGGCGTCGATCGGCATCTACCAGTACGGCGAAGACAACAACTACAGCGCGTACGAGGGCTGA
- the rarD gene encoding EamA family transporter RarD produces MSTPPPSETVGDPAAASTSLSRAGLVYAAAAYGLWGVLPIYFIALEPTGPFELVGWRIVLSLVFCAVLITVTRAWRPFVALALDRRVLLTMGVAGLLIYVNWQTYVYAVLSGQVVEAALGYFINPIVTVFLGVLVLRERLNLTQWIAVGISIVAVFVLAFGHGEFPWIALLLAFSFGFYGLIKKRVGPRVDAVAGLTLETAWLTPVAVIQLIVVGTTAGLTVGQHGTWHTVLLLLSGAITAIPLLFFAAASRRLPLTTMGFIQYFAPFIQFVVGVFVLHEPMPLERWIGFALVWLALVVLTFDLVRGARAARRQIVPLT; encoded by the coding sequence GTGAGCACACCGCCCCCTTCCGAGACCGTCGGCGATCCGGCCGCGGCGTCGACCAGCCTGAGCCGCGCTGGGCTCGTCTACGCGGCCGCGGCGTACGGGCTCTGGGGCGTCCTGCCGATCTATTTCATCGCGCTCGAACCGACGGGCCCGTTCGAGCTGGTCGGCTGGCGCATCGTCCTCTCGCTGGTGTTCTGCGCGGTGCTCATCACGGTCACGCGCGCCTGGCGGCCGTTCGTCGCGCTCGCCCTCGATCGCCGTGTCCTGCTGACCATGGGCGTCGCGGGCCTGCTCATCTACGTCAACTGGCAGACGTATGTCTACGCCGTCCTGTCCGGCCAGGTGGTCGAGGCCGCCCTGGGCTACTTCATCAACCCGATCGTGACCGTGTTCCTCGGCGTGCTCGTGCTCCGCGAGCGGCTCAACCTCACGCAGTGGATCGCGGTCGGCATCAGCATCGTCGCCGTGTTCGTGCTCGCGTTCGGGCACGGCGAATTCCCGTGGATCGCCCTCCTGCTCGCATTCTCGTTCGGCTTCTACGGCCTCATCAAGAAGCGGGTGGGGCCGCGTGTCGACGCCGTGGCGGGGCTCACGCTCGAGACCGCGTGGCTCACCCCGGTCGCGGTGATCCAGCTCATCGTGGTCGGCACGACCGCGGGCCTCACGGTCGGCCAGCACGGCACCTGGCATACGGTGCTGCTCCTCCTCTCCGGCGCGATCACCGCGATCCCGCTGCTGTTCTTCGCGGCGGCGTCGCGTCGCCTGCCGCTCACCACCATGGGATTCATCCAGTACTTCGCACCGTTCATCCAGTTCGTCGTCGGGGTGTTCGTGCTGCACGAGCCCATGCCGCTCGAACGCTGGATCGGCTTCGCACTCGTCTGGCTCGCGCTCGTCGTGCTGACCTTCGACCTCGTGCGCGGTGCCCGAGCGGCTCGCCGGCAGATCGTGCCGCTGACCTGA
- the groES gene encoding co-chaperone GroES, with amino-acid sequence MSVSIKPLEDRIVIKQVEAEQTTASGLVIPDTAKEKPQEGEVVAVGPGRIDDNGNRVPLDVAVGDKVIYSKYGGTEVKFGGDDFLVLSARDVLAVVVR; translated from the coding sequence GTGTCGGTTTCCATCAAGCCGCTCGAGGATCGCATCGTCATCAAGCAGGTCGAGGCCGAGCAGACCACGGCTTCCGGTCTGGTGATCCCCGACACTGCGAAGGAGAAGCCCCAGGAGGGCGAGGTCGTGGCCGTGGGCCCCGGCCGCATCGACGACAACGGCAACCGTGTTCCGCTCGACGTCGCCGTCGGCGACAAGGTGATCTACTCGAAGTACGGCGGCACCGAGGTGAAGTTCGGCGGCGACGACTTCCTCGTGCTCTCCGCCCGCGACGTGCTCGCGGTCGTCGTTCGCTGA
- a CDS encoding class I SAM-dependent methyltransferase, translated as MDRAELVELLSPEGLRLLDAVPEWDSKADVVRTVADLRKQGHSATLVAAVLSQARLRQRARAKFGEFADRMLFTEAGLEQATRLKVAALHAGRFARAGIGQVADLGCGIGGDALAVAAVDIEVTAVEADEVTAAIAAYNLTPFPRARVLHARAEEVPLGGIGGVWLDPARRTTEGGRTVRIADASAYSPSLDFAFGLAERHAVGVKLGPGTDRDLVPAGAEAQWVSVDGDLVELAVWFGPLARPGVGRAALVVRGDHAAELTAPADSEDAETGPLGDYLYEPDGAVIRARLIGDFARSIGGWMLSEGLAYVTADRAVDSPFARGFRVLERLPNDERHLRQALAHRRIGALEIKKRGVDIDPASLRTRLKLRGEASATIVITREAGRRVTLLVERL; from the coding sequence GTGGATCGCGCCGAGCTCGTCGAACTCCTCTCACCGGAGGGGCTGCGACTCCTCGACGCGGTCCCCGAATGGGACTCCAAGGCCGACGTGGTGCGTACGGTCGCCGACCTCCGCAAGCAGGGGCACTCCGCCACCCTCGTCGCGGCCGTGCTCAGCCAGGCGCGCCTCCGCCAGCGGGCTCGGGCGAAGTTCGGTGAGTTCGCCGACCGCATGCTGTTCACAGAGGCAGGGCTCGAACAGGCGACCCGGCTGAAGGTCGCCGCATTGCACGCCGGGCGGTTCGCCCGGGCCGGCATCGGCCAGGTGGCCGATCTCGGCTGCGGCATCGGCGGCGACGCGCTCGCCGTGGCCGCCGTCGACATCGAGGTCACCGCGGTCGAGGCCGATGAGGTCACCGCGGCGATCGCGGCGTACAACCTCACGCCGTTCCCTCGCGCGCGGGTGCTGCACGCGCGCGCCGAGGAGGTGCCGCTCGGCGGCATCGGCGGCGTATGGCTGGATCCCGCGCGGCGTACGACCGAGGGCGGCCGCACCGTCCGCATCGCTGACGCCTCGGCGTACAGTCCGTCGCTCGACTTCGCCTTCGGCCTCGCCGAACGGCACGCGGTCGGCGTGAAGCTCGGCCCCGGCACCGACCGCGACCTCGTGCCCGCGGGCGCCGAGGCGCAGTGGGTCTCGGTCGACGGCGACCTGGTCGAGCTCGCCGTGTGGTTCGGGCCCCTCGCCCGGCCGGGGGTCGGTCGCGCCGCACTCGTCGTCCGCGGCGACCACGCCGCCGAGCTCACCGCGCCGGCTGACAGCGAGGACGCCGAGACGGGTCCGCTCGGCGACTACCTGTACGAGCCCGACGGCGCGGTGATCCGTGCCCGGCTCATCGGTGACTTCGCGAGGAGCATCGGCGGGTGGATGCTGTCGGAGGGTCTCGCATATGTGACGGCCGACCGTGCAGTCGACAGCCCGTTCGCCCGCGGGTTCCGGGTACTCGAGCGACTGCCGAACGACGAGCGGCACCTGCGCCAGGCCTTGGCCCATCGCCGAATCGGCGCACTCGAGATCAAGAAACGGGGCGTCGACATCGACCCCGCATCGCTCCGCACCCGCCTGAAGCTCCGAGGCGAGGCATCCGCCACGATCGTGATCACGCGCGAGGCGGGCCGCCGCGTGACCCTGCTCGTCGAACGACTCTGA
- a CDS encoding DUF4190 domain-containing protein, whose protein sequence is MTDPKPGEEPLAPNPSEPGVPDAPEPQIPAAPEPIAPDVPAAPQPPAAPQPPAAPAPPAAPEPPAYGATPPPPPAYGSEQPAYGEPAQYGEQPQYGASGGATPPPAYGAAGYGAPAYGSAPAKPTPVLSLISLIAGIVGLLGGFAVVWIPIIGGILQLFIPAAAVVLGFLGRKREPQAKAMWLTGLILGFVGLALGLLSIVFWAVLFGSVGTYNYTY, encoded by the coding sequence ATGACCGACCCGAAGCCCGGCGAAGAGCCCCTGGCGCCCAATCCGTCCGAGCCCGGCGTGCCCGACGCGCCCGAGCCGCAGATCCCCGCCGCGCCCGAGCCGATCGCGCCCGACGTGCCGGCCGCCCCCCAGCCGCCGGCCGCCCCCCAGCCGCCGGCCGCGCCCGCGCCGCCCGCCGCGCCCGAGCCGCCGGCCTACGGCGCGACGCCGCCCCCGCCGCCGGCCTACGGCAGCGAGCAGCCCGCGTACGGCGAGCCGGCGCAGTACGGCGAGCAGCCGCAGTACGGCGCCTCGGGCGGCGCGACGCCGCCGCCCGCGTACGGTGCAGCCGGGTACGGCGCCCCCGCCTACGGCTCCGCGCCCGCCAAGCCCACCCCGGTCCTCAGCCTGATCTCGCTCATCGCGGGCATCGTCGGCCTGCTCGGTGGGTTCGCGGTCGTCTGGATCCCGATCATCGGCGGCATCCTGCAGCTGTTCATCCCGGCGGCCGCGGTCGTGCTCGGGTTCCTCGGGCGCAAGCGCGAGCCGCAGGCGAAGGCGATGTGGCTGACCGGACTCATCCTCGGGTTCGTCGGCCTGGCCCTCGGCCTGCTGTCGATCGTGTTCTGGGCGGTGCTGTTCGGCTCGGTCGGGACGTACAACTACACCTACTAG
- a CDS encoding DUF4190 domain-containing protein, with protein MTDPNAPDQPGAGVPTPPPGAGQPGYGQPGAGQPGYGQPGYGQPGYGQPSYGQPGYGQPGYGQPGYGAAPANKTNTLAIVALIASIAGLVIFWFIGSVVGVICGHISLNQIKRTREEGRGLALAGLIVGYIGIALSIIAVIAIVAWTTWYMSTYGVVTNY; from the coding sequence GTGACCGATCCCAACGCTCCGGACCAGCCCGGGGCCGGCGTGCCGACACCGCCACCGGGGGCCGGGCAGCCCGGATACGGGCAGCCCGGGGCCGGCCAGCCCGGGTATGGGCAGCCGGGCTATGGCCAGCCCGGGTATGGGCAGCCGAGCTACGGGCAGCCGGGCTACGGGCAGCCGGGGTACGGGCAGCCGGGCTACGGCGCGGCGCCGGCGAACAAGACCAACACCCTCGCCATCGTGGCGCTCATCGCGTCGATCGCCGGGCTCGTCATCTTCTGGTTCATCGGCTCCGTGGTCGGCGTCATCTGCGGACACATCTCGCTGAACCAGATCAAGCGCACCCGCGAGGAAGGTCGCGGGCTCGCGCTCGCCGGCCTCATCGTCGGCTACATCGGCATCGCGCTGAGCATCATCGCCGTCATCGCGATCGTCGCCTGGACGACGTGGTACATGTCCACCTACGGCGTCGTGACGAACTACTGA
- the tsaD gene encoding tRNA (adenosine(37)-N6)-threonylcarbamoyltransferase complex transferase subunit TsaD — protein sequence MNRQAPLVLGIETSCDETGVGIVRGTDLLANAIASSMDEHARYGGVVPEVAARAHLEALGPTVRTALAEASVSLDDLDAVAVTSGPGLAGALMVGVGAAKALALSLGVPLYGVNHLVGHVGADLLADEAPLETPTIALLVSGGHTSLLLVRDLVSDVELLGETIDDAAGEAFDKVARLLGLPYPGGPEIDRAAVGGDPAAIAFPRGLSQAKDLERHRYDFSFSGLKTAVARWVERREASGEPVPLADVAASFREAVVDVLVTKALAACRDLGVPRLLLGGGVVANARLRQVAEERADASGVALRIPPLSLCTDNGAMIAALGAQLIMAGYEPSGPGFGADSTLPVTEIRV from the coding sequence GTGAATCGTCAGGCCCCGCTCGTGCTCGGCATCGAGACCAGCTGCGACGAGACCGGTGTCGGCATCGTGCGCGGCACCGATCTGCTCGCCAACGCGATCGCGTCGTCGATGGACGAGCATGCACGCTACGGCGGCGTGGTGCCCGAGGTCGCGGCGCGCGCCCATCTCGAGGCGCTGGGGCCGACGGTTCGGACGGCGCTCGCCGAGGCATCCGTGTCGCTCGACGACCTCGACGCGGTCGCCGTGACCAGCGGGCCCGGGCTCGCCGGCGCACTCATGGTGGGCGTCGGGGCCGCGAAGGCGCTCGCGCTCTCGCTCGGCGTCCCGCTCTACGGCGTGAATCACCTCGTCGGGCACGTCGGTGCGGATCTGCTGGCCGATGAGGCGCCGCTCGAGACGCCGACGATCGCCCTGCTCGTCTCGGGCGGCCATACCTCGCTGCTGCTCGTGCGCGACCTGGTGAGCGACGTCGAGCTCCTGGGGGAGACCATCGACGACGCCGCCGGCGAAGCGTTCGACAAGGTCGCCCGGCTGCTCGGGCTGCCCTACCCGGGCGGGCCCGAGATCGATCGGGCCGCCGTCGGCGGCGACCCCGCGGCGATCGCGTTCCCGCGCGGGCTCAGCCAGGCGAAGGATCTCGAGCGGCACCGGTACGACTTCAGCTTCTCCGGACTGAAGACCGCCGTGGCGCGATGGGTCGAGCGCCGCGAGGCGTCGGGTGAGCCGGTGCCGCTCGCCGACGTCGCCGCGAGCTTCCGCGAGGCAGTGGTCGACGTCCTCGTGACGAAGGCGCTTGCCGCATGCCGCGACCTCGGCGTGCCGAGGCTGCTGCTCGGCGGCGGAGTGGTGGCGAACGCGCGGCTGCGGCAGGTGGCCGAGGAGCGGGCGGATGCCTCGGGCGTCGCCCTGCGCATCCCGCCGCTGTCGCTCTGCACCGACAACGGCGCGATGATCGCCGCGCTCGGCGCGCAACTCATCATGGCGGGCTACGAGCCCTCGGGGCCGGGGTTCGGCGCCGACTCGACGCTGCCGGTCACCGAGATCCGAGTGTGA
- the rimI gene encoding ribosomal protein S18-alanine N-acetyltransferase, with the protein MSRMLRRADIGDLDAVMQLERSVFTDDAWPEDAMRRELESPHTHYLVAVDDGAPREVLAYAGLLAGRGSGEGDVQTIAVAPDHRGHGLGRVLMLSLIDEARRRGTARLFLEVRADNPVARALYTSLGFAEIGVRPRYYRGGIDAITMRLNVPPAVASPADTPAVEVQ; encoded by the coding sequence ATGAGTCGGATGCTCCGCCGCGCCGACATCGGCGACCTGGACGCCGTCATGCAGCTCGAGCGCTCCGTCTTCACCGACGACGCGTGGCCGGAGGACGCCATGCGCCGGGAGCTCGAAAGCCCGCACACGCACTACCTCGTCGCCGTGGACGACGGCGCTCCGCGCGAGGTCCTCGCGTACGCGGGCCTCCTCGCGGGGCGGGGCAGCGGCGAAGGCGACGTGCAGACGATCGCGGTCGCCCCCGATCACCGGGGCCACGGGCTCGGTCGCGTGCTCATGCTCTCGCTCATCGACGAGGCGCGCCGCCGCGGCACCGCTCGCCTCTTCCTCGAGGTGCGTGCCGACAACCCGGTCGCCAGGGCGCTCTACACCTCGCTCGGCTTCGCCGAGATCGGCGTGCGCCCCCGCTACTACAGGGGCGGCATCGACGCGATCACGATGCGGCTGAACGTGCCGCCCGCCGTCGCATCGCCCGCAGACACGCCCGCCGTGGAGGTCCAGTGA